In Anaerotignum faecicola, a genomic segment contains:
- a CDS encoding DNA-methyltransferase, translating into MKHTIACGDTLELIKQIEPASIDLLVTSPPYWAKRVYNGDGEIGSEETPEAYVSRLADFFDELRPYLKPTANVFINVGDTYFGSGAGAWSKYLDNDGNVTQAQKDRKEKYFTTKPLQPKIKQNGKLYQNKQLLLIPSRFAIEMQERGWLLRDDIIWQKPNRIPASVTDRLNNTYEHVFHFVLNKKYFFDLDAIKVLGANGRMKNPGDVWAINTQPLTGNHTATFPEQLVEQIVLCGSPKDGIVFDPFLGTGTTWIVSDRLGRNCIGFEINQEFFDFAQSRFKESRVSE; encoded by the coding sequence ATGAAACACACAATCGCTTGTGGCGATACGCTTGAGTTAATAAAGCAGATCGAGCCTGCTTCAATTGATCTGTTGGTAACATCACCACCATATTGGGCTAAACGCGTCTACAACGGAGATGGAGAGATAGGTTCCGAAGAAACCCCAGAAGCCTACGTGTCAAGGCTTGCCGATTTTTTTGATGAACTGCGTCCGTATTTGAAACCAACAGCTAACGTTTTCATTAATGTTGGCGATACTTACTTCGGATCTGGTGCAGGTGCTTGGAGCAAATATTTAGATAACGATGGAAATGTTACACAGGCTCAAAAGGACCGTAAAGAAAAGTATTTTACAACGAAACCTCTTCAGCCGAAAATCAAACAAAACGGGAAACTTTATCAGAATAAGCAACTTCTTCTCATTCCTTCTCGATTTGCAATTGAAATGCAAGAACGAGGTTGGTTGTTGCGTGATGATATTATTTGGCAAAAGCCAAACAGGATTCCAGCCAGCGTAACTGATCGCTTGAACAATACGTATGAACATGTATTCCATTTTGTTCTAAACAAGAAGTATTTCTTTGACTTAGATGCTATCAAAGTTCTTGGCGCTAATGGTCGCATGAAAAATCCGGGTGACGTTTGGGCTATTAACACTCAACCTTTAACCGGTAATCATACAGCTACATTTCCAGAGCAACTTGTTGAACAGATTGTGCTGTGCGGAAGTCCGAAAGATGGCATAGTGTTTGATCCATTTTTGGGGACGGGCACAACTTGGATTGTAAGTGACCGACTTGGAAGAAATTGTATAGGATTTGAGATCAATCAAGAATTTTTTGATTTTGCACAAAGTAGGTTTAAGGAAAGCAGGGTATCTGAATAA
- a CDS encoding MvaI/BcnI family restriction endonuclease: MRERDLDLLRIRLQEIKEMGWIRNQRPGNAGGVGNTLEDLLDVAENNLQLPDFGDWELKSQRAETGSLLTLFHCEPKPRNARIVPKILLPLYGWPHQDAGTLYPINERSFRQTINATSCSDRGFKVNIDWNAECIYVSFDYRMIDDRHAEWRSFISEGVGKGDIDPNPYWTFGDISQKLSTKLNNLMYVKAETKHISGYECFKYNEIEAYVDPTLERFLALVESGAIYVDFDARTGHNHGTKFRIRPAAKNDLYQQHIIV, translated from the coding sequence ATGAGAGAACGCGATTTAGATTTGCTTAGAATTAGGTTACAGGAAATAAAAGAAATGGGATGGATCCGGAATCAACGCCCCGGCAACGCTGGTGGTGTAGGGAATACTCTGGAAGACCTTCTTGATGTAGCTGAAAATAATCTTCAGTTACCTGATTTTGGCGATTGGGAACTTAAAAGCCAAAGGGCTGAAACAGGCTCACTATTAACACTATTTCATTGCGAGCCAAAACCTCGAAATGCACGGATAGTTCCAAAGATCCTGCTTCCGCTTTATGGGTGGCCGCATCAAGATGCAGGAACTCTTTATCCGATAAACGAAAGAAGTTTCCGTCAAACCATAAATGCCACATCGTGTAGCGACCGTGGATTCAAGGTTAATATTGACTGGAATGCGGAATGTATTTATGTTTCCTTTGACTATCGAATGATTGATGATCGTCATGCTGAGTGGCGTAGTTTCATAAGTGAAGGCGTTGGAAAAGGAGATATTGATCCAAATCCCTATTGGACATTTGGAGATATTTCTCAAAAACTGAGCACAAAGCTCAACAATCTAATGTATGTAAAAGCTGAAACGAAGCATATCTCCGGTTATGAGTGTTTCAAGTATAATGAGATTGAAGCTTACGTTGACCCTACATTAGAGAGGTTCTTGGCTCTTGTTGAATCGGGAGCAATTTATGTCGATTTCGATGCTCGCACAGGACACAATCACGGAACGAAATTCCGAATTAGACCAGCTGCAAAAAATGATTTATATCAGCAGCATATTATCGTTTAA
- a CDS encoding DNA methyltransferase, which translates to MSTTDFINIDNARLCDCKKGFLSCIEAKDWMKNQIGVWQFTYEPRDIRDKSVHPAVFPIAMAKRVIEQFTHKGELVLDPFVGSGTTLLAAQDLDRNAVGFDLKQEYVDLSNSRVAEVPDNCHCKQIAVCDDARNIVNRIAPGTVKLAFTSPPYANILNRERKNKSRRGDLRENEQFGKIEQYSQDPRDLGTLDADAFEREISEIFREMMPVFQEKAHILINITDAWIDGKRVPLHINIINAMRAAGYEFRNTIIWDRRNLVNKIGIFGWPSSYITMGTTFEYILDFTLPAPAKKTQAKEKKSNA; encoded by the coding sequence ATGTCAACTACCGATTTCATAAATATAGATAACGCAAGGCTTTGTGATTGCAAGAAGGGCTTTCTTTCTTGCATCGAAGCCAAAGATTGGATGAAAAATCAAATAGGTGTATGGCAGTTTACATATGAGCCGAGAGACATAAGGGACAAGTCAGTCCATCCTGCCGTATTTCCTATTGCTATGGCTAAAAGAGTCATTGAACAGTTTACTCACAAAGGAGAACTTGTGTTGGACCCTTTTGTTGGGTCTGGAACAACTCTTCTCGCCGCACAAGATTTGGATCGAAATGCAGTAGGATTTGATTTGAAGCAAGAATATGTTGATCTCTCAAATTCACGTGTTGCAGAAGTACCTGATAACTGCCATTGTAAGCAAATTGCAGTTTGTGATGATGCAAGAAATATTGTGAACCGTATTGCGCCGGGCACGGTTAAGCTGGCTTTTACATCACCTCCATATGCCAATATATTGAACAGAGAACGTAAAAATAAAAGTCGTCGTGGTGACTTGCGTGAAAATGAGCAGTTTGGCAAGATTGAGCAATATAGTCAAGATCCTCGTGATTTAGGAACGCTGGATGCGGATGCATTTGAGAGAGAAATATCCGAGATTTTCCGTGAGATGATGCCCGTTTTTCAAGAAAAGGCACATATTCTCATAAATATAACGGATGCATGGATTGATGGGAAGCGAGTGCCTTTGCACATAAACATTATTAATGCAATGCGTGCAGCAGGATATGAATTTAGAAATACGATTATATGGGATCGTCGCAACTTGGTTAATAAAATCGGTATATTTGGTTGGCCGAGCAGTTATATCACTATGGGCACGACTTTTGAATATATTCTCGACTTTACGCTCCCTGCTCCTGCGAAGAAAACACAAGCAAAAGAAAAGAAATCTAATGCGTGA
- a CDS encoding zinc ribbon domain-containing protein, with protein sequence METKSMETKDILLQLRTKAGLSQDELAERMFVTRQAVSRWERGDTIPNTETLKRLSKLFDVSINTLLGSPRELICQCCGMPLADDSISREKDGFLNEDYCKWCYADGVHLYSDMEDLIEVCVKNMPQDTYTEEEVRAYLRQLLPQLEYWKRAGEK encoded by the coding sequence ATGGAAACAAAAAGTATGGAAACAAAGGATATTTTATTGCAGCTGCGCACAAAGGCAGGGCTTTCGCAGGATGAGCTGGCGGAAAGGATGTTCGTGACCAGACAGGCGGTATCCCGTTGGGAAAGGGGAGATACGATTCCGAATACCGAGACATTAAAGCGATTATCCAAGCTGTTCGATGTGTCCATCAACACATTGCTTGGCTCGCCGAGAGAGCTGATTTGCCAATGCTGCGGCATGCCGCTTGCGGATGACAGCATCAGCAGGGAAAAGGACGGCTTTCTGAATGAGGATTACTGCAAATGGTGCTACGCCGATGGGGTGCATCTGTACAGCGATATGGAGGATTTGATTGAGGTGTGCGTGAAAAATATGCCACAGGATACATACACAGAGGAGGAGGTGCGCGCCTATCTGCGGCAGCTGCTGCCTCAGCTGGAGTATTGGAAAAGGGCAGGAGAAAAATAA
- a CDS encoding PIN domain-containing protein, protein MIAYLDTNVYIGAGYKFSSEKFATLRSLIANGDVSIIYSSATQGEVEQHINDDIRTAVTKYNRVLRKELSALMCTEDFALNKIDEAHVVASIKDAFADFLSLDGVTKIDLNPLDAERLMQSYFALEAPFETKKPHEFKDAIMINAVKQYQKKVHDQIVIVSDDSGFRKAFEGDDNFVTIQYLGDLIKMCNQQKEEYKNIEACIISAVENDDFYDCMHEYFSDFDIDRGYYGEWKCDEKQIDSIEAEFAYVEFVDGRCLAHIDVVLWVVAEITHRDEDTSYFDKEEQRYLIENYVTWRETHRIETNIIIDCTVDKIDDEYVILESTIVDDRKFRTLDLDEDTLQNWDELETEYHEEPDLVYCSECGKVMGYTAEYTDYDDNPLCGDCMVTNEKGDICPTCGRKVPHELMNSGFCIDCFRNQD, encoded by the coding sequence ATGATAGCCTATTTGGATACAAATGTATATATAGGTGCTGGATATAAATTTTCAAGTGAAAAGTTTGCCACATTACGTTCCTTGATAGCCAACGGAGATGTGAGCATAATTTACTCTTCAGCGACACAAGGTGAAGTTGAACAGCATATCAATGATGATATCAGAACTGCTGTGACGAAATATAACAGGGTACTTCGCAAGGAACTTTCTGCACTGATGTGTACAGAAGATTTTGCGTTGAACAAAATTGACGAAGCTCATGTTGTGGCTTCTATTAAAGATGCTTTTGCTGATTTCCTTTCATTGGACGGAGTCACTAAAATTGACCTTAATCCGTTAGATGCGGAGCGTTTGATGCAGTCGTACTTTGCTTTAGAAGCACCGTTTGAAACGAAAAAACCACATGAATTTAAAGATGCGATTATGATTAATGCTGTAAAGCAATACCAGAAAAAGGTGCATGATCAGATAGTCATCGTTTCAGATGACTCCGGTTTTAGAAAGGCCTTTGAGGGAGACGATAACTTCGTCACGATACAGTATCTTGGCGATCTTATAAAAATGTGCAATCAGCAAAAAGAAGAATATAAAAATATTGAGGCATGTATTATTAGTGCAGTAGAGAACGATGATTTCTATGATTGCATGCACGAATATTTTTCGGATTTCGATATAGATAGAGGTTATTATGGTGAGTGGAAATGTGATGAAAAACAAATAGATTCAATTGAGGCTGAATTTGCCTATGTTGAATTTGTTGACGGTAGATGTTTGGCGCACATAGATGTTGTTCTGTGGGTTGTTGCGGAAATCACTCATAGAGATGAGGATACATCCTACTTTGATAAGGAAGAGCAACGATATTTAATTGAAAATTATGTTACATGGCGTGAGACACATCGGATTGAAACAAATATTATTATTGACTGTACTGTTGATAAAATAGACGATGAATACGTTATTTTAGAGAGCACTATCGTTGATGATAGAAAATTCCGTACTCTTGATTTGGACGAAGATACTTTGCAAAATTGGGACGAATTGGAAACGGAATACCATGAAGAGCCTGATTTGGTTTATTGTAGCGAATGCGGAAAGGTTATGGGATATACAGCAGAGTATACCGATTATGACGATAACCCTTTGTGTGGAGACTGTATGGTTACTAATGAGAAAGGTGATATTTGCCCGACCTGTGGCAGAAAGGTCCCACATGAGTTAATGAATTCAGGTTTTTGTATCGACTGCTTTAGAAATCAAGACTAA
- a CDS encoding sucrose-6-phosphate hydrolase, producing MAKELIYLDTYALQQDMRIRLPKSILNNLPVEKGTTKFSIYLDQEKNELILRIAESLKEDAK from the coding sequence ATGGCTAAAGAACTAATTTATCTTGATACATACGCTCTGCAGCAAGATATGCGTATCCGCTTACCGAAATCTATTCTGAATAATCTTCCAGTAGAAAAAGGAACGACAAAATTTTCAATCTATTTAGATCAGGAGAAAAATGAGCTAATATTACGCATTGCAGAATCTTTAAAGGAGGATGCGAAATGA
- a CDS encoding DUF6291 domain-containing protein, whose amino-acid sequence MERESFIFYRSFYDSIKGLGDAEFAECMRFLCEYGLNGAEQTGGTLAEVVLKMAKPQIDANNQRRANGAKGGRPKASLSAQEQAVSDRKTDGSETENHRLRDAKPNVNGNGNVNENGNGNGNEKGNGEGNENASQDGQPHPFHPPSVEEVRAYCESKGYRISPERFMDYYTANGWRLGKSEMKDWKAVVRNWERQEAKQTENVSGYCRQESGKGVKGYGRCEGADAGSEKYDGTVL is encoded by the coding sequence ATGGAGAGAGAAAGCTTTATCTTCTACCGCAGCTTTTACGATTCCATCAAGGGCTTAGGGGATGCGGAATTTGCGGAATGTATGCGTTTTCTGTGCGAATATGGGCTGAATGGAGCGGAGCAGACAGGCGGCACACTGGCGGAGGTGGTTTTGAAGATGGCGAAGCCGCAGATAGATGCGAATAACCAACGACGAGCAAACGGCGCAAAGGGCGGCAGACCAAAAGCAAGCCTCTCCGCACAGGAGCAGGCGGTATCCGATAGGAAAACCGATGGTTCTGAGACGGAAAACCATAGGTTACGGGATGCAAAACCTAATGTAAATGGTAATGGTAATGTAAATGAGAATGGTAATGGTAATGGCAATGAGAAGGGTAATGGAGAGGGGAATGAGAATGCTTCGCAGGACGGACAACCACACCCCTTTCATCCCCCTTCTGTGGAGGAGGTACGGGCGTACTGCGAAAGCAAGGGCTATCGTATCAGTCCGGAGCGGTTCATGGATTATTACACCGCCAACGGCTGGCGGCTTGGTAAGTCCGAGATGAAGGACTGGAAGGCAGTGGTGCGAAACTGGGAGAGACAGGAAGCGAAGCAGACGGAGAATGTGAGTGGATATTGCCGTCAGGAGAGCGGAAAAGGAGTGAAGGGGTATGGTAGATGTGAAGGCGCTGATGCAGGCAGCGAAAAATACGACGGCACTGTCCTGTGA
- a CDS encoding ATP-binding protein, with the protein MVDVKALMQAAKNTTALSCEERMALYNSRRGDLMGYDCPICRNKGFVFLMKDGYEYTMECECMEKRRGKWRLQKSGLQDMAERYRFETYEAKTSWQKSILAAAECFCEEGEGWFYIGGQVGAGKTHICTAIANRLMLQGKGVRYMIWTEEATKLKALKTDDEGYEREINKWKTAEVLYIDDFLKTRNGVLPTDGDINLAFEIINARYNNRTLRTIFSGERGLNEIMELDEAMGSRIYQRCGKYKLKIGWGEGRNYRTREEGVV; encoded by the coding sequence ATGGTAGATGTGAAGGCGCTGATGCAGGCAGCGAAAAATACGACGGCACTGTCCTGTGAGGAGAGGATGGCGTTATACAACAGCAGAAGGGGCGACCTGATGGGGTATGACTGCCCGATTTGCCGCAACAAGGGGTTTGTGTTTTTGATGAAGGATGGGTATGAATACACCATGGAGTGCGAGTGCATGGAGAAGCGCAGGGGCAAGTGGCGGCTGCAAAAAAGCGGCTTGCAGGACATGGCGGAGCGGTATCGCTTCGAGACCTACGAGGCGAAAACAAGCTGGCAGAAATCCATCCTTGCGGCGGCGGAGTGCTTCTGTGAGGAAGGGGAGGGTTGGTTTTATATCGGCGGACAGGTCGGGGCAGGGAAAACGCACATCTGCACCGCCATTGCGAATCGGTTGATGCTCCAGGGCAAGGGCGTGCGCTACATGATTTGGACGGAGGAAGCCACCAAGCTGAAGGCGCTCAAGACGGATGATGAAGGCTACGAGCGCGAAATCAACAAATGGAAAACGGCAGAGGTGCTGTATATCGACGATTTTCTGAAAACCAGAAACGGCGTACTGCCGACCGATGGGGACATCAATCTTGCGTTTGAAATCATCAACGCGCGGTATAATAATCGCACCTTGCGGACGATTTTTTCGGGGGAAAGAGGGCTGAATGAAATCATGGAGCTTGACGAAGCCATGGGCAGCAGAATTTATCAGCGGTGCGGCAAATATAAGCTGAAAATCGGATGGGGCGAAGGGCGGAACTACAGAACGAGAGAGGAGGGCGTGGTGTAG
- a CDS encoding nucleotidyltransferase domain-containing protein, which translates to MVRTEDACEIIKYALQNEIKVYLDGGWGVDALLKRESRIHNDIDLFVELKHYHDYIYVIKQHGFEEVNTDYTTDGHTVWKDDKQRIIDLHCFEFTDDGIVYEGDIFPSKTFSGIGKVGDITVSCIEPLSQVMLHLGYEHDKNDVHDVMLLCETFQIAIPDEYKEK; encoded by the coding sequence ATGGTACGTACAGAAGATGCATGTGAAATTATAAAATATGCTTTGCAAAACGAAATTAAAGTATATTTAGATGGCGGATGGGGTGTTGATGCACTTCTTAAAAGAGAATCAAGAATACACAATGATATTGATTTGTTTGTTGAACTGAAACATTATCATGATTATATTTATGTGATTAAGCAGCATGGATTTGAGGAAGTAAATACTGATTATACAACGGATGGTCATACTGTCTGGAAAGATGATAAACAAAGAATCATTGATTTACATTGTTTTGAATTTACAGATGACGGAATTGTTTATGAGGGAGATATATTTCCATCAAAAACTTTTTCCGGTATTGGAAAAGTTGGAGATATAACTGTTTCTTGTATTGAACCATTGAGTCAGGTAATGCTTCATTTGGGATATGAACACGATAAAAATGATGTGCATGATGTGATGCTGTTGTGTGAAACATTTCAAATAGCAATACCAGATGAATATAAGGAAAAGTAA
- a CDS encoding TnpV protein, whose protein sequence is MTKTIFEEMGGTYRQVGDYLLPNITVPAEEEIEPIGLWGKRHARHLKEHYKVLYMNLLTSGKLHSYLAEVDKQAEDMFLRLVKEYADRQDVTEQLKKDNPYEWIGRMNNIQACVREVVGTELIYT, encoded by the coding sequence ATGACAAAGACAATTTTTGAAGAAATGGGCGGAACTTATAGACAGGTGGGTGATTATTTATTGCCGAACATCACAGTACCAGCCGAAGAAGAAATAGAGCCGATTGGTTTATGGGGGAAACGACATGCAAGGCATTTAAAGGAACACTATAAAGTGTTATATATGAACCTGCTGACAAGCGGAAAGCTGCATAGTTATCTTGCAGAAGTCGATAAGCAAGCAGAGGATATGTTTCTTCGACTGGTAAAGGAATATGCCGACAGACAAGATGTGACGGAACAATTAAAGAAAGATAATCCCTACGAATGGATTGGAAGAATGAATAATATTCAGGCTTGTGTGAGGGAAGTTGTAGGAACGGAGTTGATTTACACATAA
- a CDS encoding MvaI/BcnI family restriction endonuclease: MEWTKDEVIKKMEELRDKGFISVPEGMFRKDDGIVGQILEREFGVAENNLHLADLGTYELKGMRKKKNKASTLTLFHQTSTAGLTPNQIFDRFSYEKPSQRDGSLKRKLFTTIYGNKVNSLGFILRGNGDASIDLYYRDEYLATWDLTSGNGKIKQVLLALAETRGTANSKNEEFHFVEAYILSSPKNIYDAIESGAVVMDLCIDQPASDFRKRAPHDRGPHIRIPLRKLTSLFENVEKIM, encoded by the coding sequence ATGGAGTGGACTAAGGATGAAGTCATCAAAAAGATGGAGGAACTTAGAGATAAAGGTTTTATTTCTGTACCAGAAGGTATGTTTAGAAAAGATGATGGGATTGTTGGCCAGATATTAGAACGAGAATTTGGTGTCGCTGAGAATAATCTTCATCTTGCAGATTTGGGCACATACGAGCTCAAAGGAATGAGAAAAAAGAAAAATAAGGCAAGTACATTGACTCTGTTTCACCAAACATCAACAGCAGGATTAACGCCGAATCAAATATTTGATAGGTTTAGCTATGAAAAGCCTTCTCAAAGAGATGGTTCGTTGAAACGAAAACTTTTTACCACCATATATGGAAATAAAGTTAATAGCCTTGGATTTATTCTACGAGGAAATGGAGATGCAAGTATTGATTTGTATTACAGAGATGAGTATTTGGCAACATGGGATTTGACAAGTGGAAACGGGAAAATCAAACAAGTTTTGCTTGCATTGGCTGAAACCAGAGGAACTGCTAATTCCAAAAACGAAGAATTCCATTTTGTAGAAGCGTATATTCTAAGTTCGCCAAAAAACATCTACGATGCAATCGAATCTGGTGCTGTTGTAATGGACCTGTGTATTGACCAGCCAGCGTCAGACTTCAGGAAAAGGGCTCCTCATGATCGAGGACCACACATAAGAATACCTTTAAGAAAGCTAACCAGCTTGTTTGAAAACGTCGAGAAAATTATGTAG
- a CDS encoding ATP-binding cassette domain-containing protein produces the protein MLQIKKLNLTHKKDLRIILNDFNLVLNDGDKAVIIGEEGNGKSTLMKWIYNPSLVENYIEADGERIMGHERLGYLPQEMLDEDKEKTIYEYFSEEEIFWEKTPKELSVIAGKFGMKNDFFYSNQTMGSLSGGEKVKTQLMRLFIRDVSVLLLDEPSNDIDIATLTLLEKIINDWKHIVLFISHDETLIERTANMVIHIEQIIRKTKARYTVAKLPYRRYVEERLHKFEIQKQRALSDRREKKIRDEKYQRVMQSVQGALRSCTRQAPSVAKNLKDKMHTVKAMERRFEKEDENMTQMPEQEEAIFVKLGDENSHIPAGKTVIEYELSKLVTPDGKRILAEGIHLKIKGSEKICMIGANGAGKTTLLKKIAEELLNRNDIKAEYMPQTYEDLLDLDVTPVDYLDKTGDKEERTRIRTYLGSLKYTPDEMEHPIRELSGGQKAKVLLLRMSLSGANVLILDEPTRNFSPLSGPVIRKMLREFPGAVISISHDRKYIEEVCDKIYQLNPNGLQLIGD, from the coding sequence ATGTTGCAGATAAAAAAATTAAATTTAACACATAAAAAAGACCTGAGAATAATTCTTAATGATTTCAACCTTGTGCTAAATGATGGAGATAAGGCAGTTATTATTGGAGAAGAGGGAAATGGGAAATCGACATTAATGAAGTGGATATACAATCCGTCGCTTGTAGAAAACTATATAGAAGCAGATGGGGAAAGGATAATGGGACACGAACGTCTTGGTTATCTTCCGCAGGAGATGCTCGATGAAGATAAGGAAAAAACAATATACGAATATTTTTCTGAAGAGGAAATATTCTGGGAGAAAACGCCTAAAGAATTGTCTGTTATTGCGGGAAAATTTGGAATGAAAAATGATTTTTTCTACAGTAACCAGACAATGGGTAGTCTTTCAGGAGGCGAAAAAGTCAAGACACAACTTATGAGGCTTTTCATTCGCGATGTTTCTGTGCTGTTGTTGGACGAACCTTCCAATGACATCGACATTGCGACGCTTACATTACTGGAAAAAATCATAAATGACTGGAAGCACATTGTGCTTTTTATTTCACACGATGAAACGCTGATAGAGCGTACTGCCAACATGGTGATACATATCGAGCAGATTATACGAAAAACAAAGGCGAGATATACCGTGGCAAAGCTTCCCTATAGACGCTATGTGGAAGAACGGCTTCATAAATTTGAAATCCAAAAACAGCGGGCACTGAGTGACCGTAGGGAGAAAAAGATTCGCGATGAAAAATATCAAAGAGTTATGCAGAGTGTACAAGGTGCATTAAGAAGTTGTACCAGACAAGCACCGTCTGTTGCCAAAAACTTAAAGGACAAAATGCATACGGTTAAGGCAATGGAACGAAGATTTGAAAAAGAAGATGAAAATATGACTCAGATGCCGGAACAGGAAGAAGCAATCTTTGTCAAATTAGGGGATGAAAACTCACACATTCCCGCAGGAAAAACGGTCATAGAATATGAACTTTCAAAGCTTGTGACTCCGGATGGCAAAAGAATTTTAGCAGAAGGAATTCATTTAAAAATAAAAGGTTCAGAAAAAATCTGTATGATAGGAGCCAACGGGGCAGGAAAAACGACTCTTCTAAAAAAGATAGCGGAAGAACTCCTAAATCGGAATGACATTAAAGCAGAATATATGCCTCAAACTTATGAAGACCTGCTGGATTTGGATGTTACACCGGTTGATTACCTTGATAAAACAGGAGATAAAGAAGAGCGTACAAGAATTAGAACATACCTTGGTTCACTTAAATACACACCAGATGAAATGGAGCATCCGATTCGGGAGTTATCAGGCGGACAAAAGGCGAAAGTGCTTCTCTTGAGGATGAGCTTAAGTGGTGCAAATGTTCTTATTCTGGATGAACCGACAAGAAATTTTTCACCATTGTCCGGTCCGGTAATAAGAAAAATGCTCCGAGAATTTCCGGGGGCTGTCATTAGCATTTCTCACGATAGAAAGTATATTGAAGAGGTGTGCGATAAAATATATCAGCTAAATCCTAATGGATTACAGCTAATTGGTGATTGA
- a CDS encoding plasmid recombination protein, which yields MVGKGSVNHNSRKFRAENVDGTRTHLNIDYCNENIKTVYHELFDEALERYNAKQIRSDRKIKDYYEKIRSSKQEKPFHEIILQVGGKGNMNADTENGELAKQILDEYYQGFQERNPQLRVFSAHLHMDEATPHLHIDFVPFTTGSKRGLDTRVSLKQALATQGFKGGSRGDTEWSQWIQSEKEQLAAVMERYGIEWEHLGTHEKHLSVLDYKKQERKKEVAALGAKIEQKQIEFDVLSERVLNYDKAKDELSNLEIELDTAPKYQLPEPEKFMTAKAYKTKMAEPVVRKLKQLVKTVLARCFEGWDNYHRLNTANAQLYRTNQRLEKVNERLTEENKILKAENKDYSLLRKVFGRKQIDDLLEQARTVKGRKRDNTRSR from the coding sequence ATGGTCGGTAAAGGCTCGGTCAATCACAATAGCCGAAAGTTCCGAGCAGAAAATGTAGACGGAACTCGTACTCATCTCAATATCGACTACTGCAATGAAAATATAAAGACAGTTTATCACGAATTGTTTGATGAAGCATTGGAAAGATACAATGCCAAGCAGATAAGGTCAGACCGAAAGATAAAAGATTATTATGAAAAAATCCGAAGTTCCAAGCAGGAAAAACCGTTCCACGAAATCATTTTACAGGTGGGCGGTAAGGGAAATATGAACGCCGATACGGAAAACGGAGAACTGGCAAAGCAGATTTTAGATGAATACTATCAGGGTTTTCAGGAGCGAAATCCACAGCTTCGGGTGTTCTCGGCTCATCTGCATATGGATGAAGCTACACCACATCTGCACATAGATTTTGTACCTTTTACCACAGGCAGCAAGCGTGGACTTGATACAAGAGTGTCACTAAAGCAGGCTCTTGCAACGCAAGGTTTTAAGGGCGGCAGTCGTGGCGATACGGAGTGGTCGCAATGGATACAGTCCGAAAAAGAACAGCTTGCGGCGGTGATGGAACGTTATGGGATTGAGTGGGAACATTTAGGCACACACGAAAAACATCTTTCTGTTTTGGATTATAAAAAGCAGGAAAGAAAAAAAGAAGTGGCGGCATTAGGTGCGAAAATCGAGCAGAAACAGATTGAATTTGATGTGTTGTCGGAACGAGTATTGAACTATGATAAGGCAAAAGACGAGCTGTCAAATCTTGAAATAGAGCTTGATACTGCACCGAAATATCAGTTGCCAGAACCAGAGAAATTTATGACTGCAAAGGCATATAAAACCAAAATGGCAGAGCCGGTTGTAAGGAAATTGAAGCAACTTGTCAAAACGGTGCTTGCCCGCTGCTTTGAGGGGTGGGACAACTATCATAGGCTGAATACAGCGAATGCACAGTTATACCGCACCAATCAGCGTTTGGAGAAAGTCAATGAAAGATTGACCGAAGAAAACAAAATCCTAAAAGCAGAAAATAAAGATTACAGCCTGCTCCGTAAGGTTTTTGGTCGCAAACAGATAGATGATTTGTTGGAGCAGGCAAGAACAGTTAAAGGTCGCAAGCGTGATAATACACGATCACGATAG